In Nitrospira sp. MA-1, the genomic window AAACCTGATTTTGGCCCAAATGTTTTGCATCCTACTGCGGGAGCCGTCGCAATCGGAGCCCGTTTTTTCTTAATTGCCTTTAACGTGGTGCTCAAGAGTCAGGATATTCAGGTGGCTCGTCGTATTGCTCGGGCGATCCGGTCTTCAGGGGGAGGCTTGCCTGCCCTCAAGGCCATGGGTGTGCCATTGCCATCAAAAGGGCTTGTGCAGGTGTCCATGAATCTGATTGATTTTCGACAAACCTCCTTGCGAGCGGCATTTCATGCCGTGGAGCGGGAGTCCCATCGGTGGGGTGTGGACATTGAGGAAAGTGAGATTGTGGGCCTGGTGCCGCAGGAGGCATGGGATGTGGATCTGTCTACCGATCTTAAGTTGAAGGATTGGAACCCTGAAAGAGTGTTGGAAGTGGCGTGTGGAAAATATGGCCTTTTCCCTTTGTAAATCATCAGGTACAATAACCGGAAAATGTGAAGATGAATTCCAAGTCCCGCTGTTTTTGAGCTGGGGCACTGAAACTATTCAAAAAAGTAACGAAGTGGGGCATGACCTTCTACTCAAAAAGGAATAAACCATATGAGCGATGATGTCGCAGCTTTAAGGGCCAGTAAGTTTGGGCAGTTAACCGTGGGCAGTGTCATGGAAAAAGAAGTGCAATCGGGCATGAAGGATACGGAAGCCAAGTTGCTGGCTTCTTATATGATGGAAGGATTTGGTTCGGTTCCCATTATCGATGAAACTTCGAAATTGGTGGGAATTGTTTCCGAGTTTGATTTACTTAAGGCCTTGCGCAAAGGGAAAAATCTGGAAGACGTGACGGCAGGTGATATCATGACTGCCAACCCGGTGTCGGTCACGCAGGATACTAATGTGCTGACGCTTATGGATGTCCTGCAAAATAATCATTTGATTCGGGTGCCTGTCGTGGATTCGAAGGGGAAATTGATCGGGATCGTGGCGCGAAGAGATTTGCTTCGGGGATATTTGCAAACATCGGGGAGTTGAAGCTCCCCGAGGAGTTGAGCTACTCCTTTCCTTCACTGTGCTCATTCCTCCCATTTTCCAATACTAATGAATCGGTGCTCGCTCTCTTCCTGATTCCAGGTCGAGAATGTGCCATAAGTTTGTGAGTTAACGACGATGAAAGATCGAGCGAAGCAGATTGTCCACGCCCCATGGTTTGAGTATGGGATCATTGCCTTTATTCTCATTAACGGGGTCATTTTGGGCCTGGAAACCTCATCAGCATTGGTGGAACAGTATGGTGTCCTGATGCATGTGGGTAATCACGTTATTCTTGGGATTTTCATTCTTGAAGCCCTCATCAAAATGATTGCCGTGGCACCTCAGATTGATAGATATTTTCGAGATGGCTGGAACATCTTTGATTTTTCCGTCATCGTGTTTTCTTTGATTCCGGCTACGGGTGAATTTGCCATGATTGCCCGGTTAGCGCGCTTATTGCGGGTGGTTCGTCTCATCTCGACCATACCTGAACTCCGCCTTATCGTTTCAACCCTCGTCAGATCTATTCCCAGCATGATTCACGTCATGACTCTCATGGGCGTGATCTTTTATGTCTATGCCATCATGGGCTATCAGTTGTTTCATGAGCACGATCCCACGCATTGGCGATCATTGGGGATCTCGCTGTTGACCCTCTTTCGCGTCGTGACCCTGGAAGATTGGACGGATGTAATGTATACCGCCATGGATTTTCATTATCTGTCCTGGATCTATTTTGTGAGTTTTGTGGTCTTAGGGACGTTTGTCGTGATTAATCTATTTATTGCCGTGGTGATTAACAATCTTGATGAGGCCAAAGCCGAACGGCTGGCTGAACTTCAGGGACCGGTCACACAAAAAGAGATACTCAAAGATTTGCGAGAAACACAAATAGCCCTCAAGCGCCTAGAGGAACGATTGGAAAGAACATCTGGAGAAAATGTCTTACCCCTATCGAAAGTGTTGAAAGGTTGAATTGCCAAGAAATATAGTGTTATTCATTTGCTCTCTTTTCTCATGACCGCCAATCCGGTATCAGGCGCGCAAGCTAACAAGGTGTGTCGCTTATAAATGTCCGGAACAAAATCATTGGATTCGGGTAGCTGTTGTTGATTCGAAGGGGAAAGGATCCCCTCCACCTCAGAGAGAGTCGTTTGACCATCCGGCAGGACCTTGTTGTCAAATCCCGTTTCCTTCACGGCTGCAGCGGCTACTGGAGTTTCGATTTTCAATGATTTCGATCCAAATCTCTCCGGTCGATAGACGTAAGATCCTGATAAATTCCTTCCCGTCTTCCCAGCGAGAGAGAATTTGAAAATCAGAATGTACATTGAGTGCCATATGGATGCCATTGGGACATTCTATTAACGTCTGACTTCCCTATCCGGTTTTGACCTTATCCCCTCCATAAAAGGGTTGGATGTCTTACCTCTCCAGTTGATCCTGAATACCATCGGTTCGAAATACTCTGAATTCGCCTATGGCTTTCCTCATTCTCATCTTCAGCGAACTACTCCCGCCGTCGTTCCTTATGTAAGGCCAAAGCTGTACAACAGTTTCGATCCTGCTCCCCTCTTGCGTTGGTATTGATTCCAATCTCATTTAACGGTCAGTAACGTGTTCTCTGTGCTCTAGAGCTGTGCCATCTCGATTTCGTCTCATCGTTTGGGCATTGCCTTATATGGCTCTATGGCCTTCCTGTGTCGATGGAGGCATGGAAATGGATAGACAAACCGTTTTCGATGAGGGAAAAAGGCGGGCGGAAGGATCGTTATTTAAAAACTCGGTGTGCGTATCTGAACAGATACGATTCGTATCTCATCTTGTTTTCTTTCCACGATAAAGCTGAGTTGATCGAACAACATCTGGATCGAAATGTACTCAAATTGCCTATGAATATGGGAGATTTTCACTAGCGGAAGTAATTTTCGTTCGCTGAAGATTTTGGCATTGAGGTTGCTATAGCAAGCTGCAGAATGATTTTTTCACATTAACTCACCAAGGAGGGTGCATGGCCAGAAAGCAGATGAACAAGATTCAGATGGTGCGAATGAAATGGACACACGATATCTTCGGGGATCCATAAATGAAGATTAATTCGTCACGATTCCGGCAATTGTGTATTCACGCAAATGAAAGAGAAAGGGCATTCTATGAAACTCAATGGGTTGTTCAAAATAGTCGTAATCCTTGGCATGGTGGCCATCAATTCATCAGCATGGGGACATAGTCCAAACGATGCCGCCGAAGGCGGCCTTCAATCGAAAGTTCGTGAGTCTGGTCTGATTATGTATGGCCAGGTGGTGGATATCCAATATCGAAATTCAGAACCGACGAAAGAGCAACCACAGGGCCTTCCTCATACGTTCGTGAGTTATCAGGTTTTGGAAGTGTTGAGAGGTGATGTCCCGGACAAAAAAGTCACTCTCCGAATTCCCGGTGGGGCCGATGGGCAGGGAGGTGTCTATATGGTTTCGACAGCTCCCGCGTTTGCCCTTGGACAAACCGATGTGTTGTTCGTCAAAGGAGGAGAAAACGACGACTGCCAGCTTGTGGAATGTGTCGAGGGAAGATTTCGTATTCATGAAAATCAGGTGTTGAATGGCTGGGGAGTGCCGGTTGTGGAAGCCCACAAAACTTTACGCATTGGAGGAAAACCACGGTTCGATCTTAATGTCATGGAAATACCTCGCCCCTCGTTTAAAGCCCTGCTGGAACGCCCTGATATGAAGGCTTATATCGATCGAGTGAGCCGGGAGAGCCGACAGAGCTTGAAAGATCTGCAGGCCCGCTATGAGCGGGAAGCTCCAAAAGTCACGACAGTCAATTTAGGCAATCAGATTCTGCCAATCCAAAAAGATGTCGCCGAAGAACAAGAGGCAATTCCAATGGAAACCTACGGAAATCCACTGACTCCCGACGTATTCTTTGACGCCATACGTGAGTGGAATAAACGGGTAGGCGATCCTCAAACTCCAATAGTGATGGCGAATGTGAAAGAACGGTTTGAAGTGCCTGACAATGAGGTCCTTGCTCTTGAAGCCAAGGATGAAGCATTTCCTAAGATCAGTGATGAAGAACGCTACGACATTCATGCTAAGGAGGGACTTCGATAATGAATATGACAAAAATTTTCGTACCCATAGTTTTTACGGTGTTGTGTAGCTCTCCCGCATTCTCAGCATCCTGGCTGGAATGCAATGGAGACAGTGGCAAGAAATTGCGTTGGGGAGGAAATTCCACTACAGCACGGATCAATACCGGCAGTTTCCCGGCCGGGAGTGTCCTGCAGGCTGCCCAACGAGGTGTGAATATTACTAATACAAACCCATCGCCGTTTATGATCAACCATACAACCGAAACTGGTGGAGTGGGGAGTGGAAATGGACAAAATGAAATCTGGGCCGCAAGTATTTCCCCACCGGGAGAGGCACGCATGCGCTATCACTGCTACTGGTTATTTGGATGGCACTATGGGCTGGACGAAGTGGATATTGTGCTGGATTCCACCGGGCGGTCCTGGACTACCTCCCAAAACAAAAACGCCAATTTTACCTACACCGGGTCAAGCCGTCCCATTGATGCGGTCATCGTGCACGAGGCCGGACACTATCTTGGCCTGATGCATGTCAATTGGGAATACAATGTCATGGGTGATTCCTGGCGCCACCATCACGCCAATGGTGGATCAGCTATCACGTACTTCGGGGAAGATGCTTCGCATGGGGCGAGAGTGCTGTATGGGTCACAAAGCTCCTCCTTTAACGATGTGTCCGCCTCGCACTGGCGAAGAACCGGAGCCAGCGGTGAGTATTCAAGTCATGACCGGGTACGGGTCCGGAATAGTGCCAACACAGGGACGTTGACGGGTATTACGATCGCCGGGGAGCCGGGGTATCGAGTAAACCGGGGAAGTGTGGTACGGCCTGAATTTACGATCGAAAATAATGGGAAACAGACTCATGCCAACGTGAGTTTTGGACTCTATGTCTCAACCAATGATTTTATTAGCTATAGCGATACCCGTATCGGTGGTGGAAGCTTTGGGTCGATTCACCCTGCCGATGTTTTCACCACCACGATTCCGGTGATCATCCCCAATTTTCTGAATGCGGGGCAAAATTACTGGCTGGGAATCATCGTTGATGAGGATAACGATATCAATGAGGTAAATGG contains:
- a CDS encoding CBS domain-containing protein; protein product: MSDDVAALRASKFGQLTVGSVMEKEVQSGMKDTEAKLLASYMMEGFGSVPIIDETSKLVGIVSEFDLLKALRKGKNLEDVTAGDIMTANPVSVTQDTNVLTLMDVLQNNHLIRVPVVDSKGKLIGIVARRDLLRGYLQTSGS
- a CDS encoding ion transporter, with the translated sequence MKDRAKQIVHAPWFEYGIIAFILINGVILGLETSSALVEQYGVLMHVGNHVILGIFILEALIKMIAVAPQIDRYFRDGWNIFDFSVIVFSLIPATGEFAMIARLARLLRVVRLISTIPELRLIVSTLVRSIPSMIHVMTLMGVIFYVYAIMGYQLFHEHDPTHWRSLGISLLTLFRVVTLEDWTDVMYTAMDFHYLSWIYFVSFVVLGTFVVINLFIAVVINNLDEAKAERLAELQGPVTQKEILKDLRETQIALKRLEERLERTSGENVLPLSKVLKG
- a CDS encoding CARDB domain-containing protein; its protein translation is MNMTKIFVPIVFTVLCSSPAFSASWLECNGDSGKKLRWGGNSTTARINTGSFPAGSVLQAAQRGVNITNTNPSPFMINHTTETGGVGSGNGQNEIWAASISPPGEARMRYHCYWLFGWHYGLDEVDIVLDSTGRSWTTSQNKNANFTYTGSSRPIDAVIVHEAGHYLGLMHVNWEYNVMGDSWRHHHANGGSAITYFGEDASHGARVLYGSQSSSFNDVSASHWRRTGASGEYSSHDRVRVRNSANTGTLTGITIAGEPGYRVNRGSVVRPEFTIENNGKQTHANVSFGLYVSTNDFISYSDTRIGGGSFGSIHPADVFTTTIPVIIPNFLNAGQNYWLGIIVDEDNDINEVNGSNNRAYIPIRVQ